The proteins below are encoded in one region of Cololabis saira isolate AMF1-May2022 chromosome 13, fColSai1.1, whole genome shotgun sequence:
- the dazap1 gene encoding DAZ-associated protein 1 isoform X1, with amino-acid sequence MNNNLIGDEVGKLFVGGLDWSTTQETLRNYFSQYGEVVDCVIMKDKTTNQSRGFGFVKFKDPNCVRTVLETKPHNLDGRNIDPKPCTPRGMQPEKSRTKEGWKGSKADSNKSKKIFVGGIPHNCGEPELRDYFNRFGVVTEVVMIYDAEKQRPRGFGFITFEAEQSVDQAVNMHFHDIMGKKVEVKKAEPRDSKAPGQLGPGQWAPRGILSAANGWTAQPAQGWQQTYGPQGVWVSATGQPIGGYGPPLTASRGTPTHPPSPFNAFLVTTPAGSFAAPQGYPQQGYTTAPQFAGYSFATPQADQYAQQVPPPPTTPGTAPLGFAPATTPTQDLSKAPTGQHDFPYSQYGLGNYPQDPSAYGPTRPSHNYGQDEQGGYSAGYGQDLTAFGHSFADPNQPAASYGAPSAQPATAPQPTANAFGRGQNHNVQGFHPYRR; translated from the exons ATGAACAACAACCTCATTGGAGATGAAGTCGG GAAACTTTTTGTGGGTGGGTTGGACTGGAGTACGACACAAG AGACACTGAGAAACTATTTCTCACAGTATGGAGAAGTAGTAGATTGTGTTATCATGAAGGACAAAACTACAAATCAGTCGCGAGGCTTTGGCTTTGTTAAGTTCAAAGACCCCAATTGTGTACGGACAGTGCTGGAGACAAAGCCACATAATCTCGATGGAAGAAAt ATTGACCCGAAGCCATGCACTCCCAGAGGAATGCAGCCTGAAAAGTCTCGAACCAAGGAGGGCTGG AAGGGCAGCAAAGCTGATAGCAATAAATCAAAGAAGATATTTGTAGGTGGAATCCCCCATAACTGCGGCGAGCCTGAACTCAGGGACTATTTCAATAGATTCGGAGTG GTCACAGAGGTGGTAATGATCTATGATGCGGAGAAGCAGAGGCCCCGAG GTTTTGGATTTATTACTTTCGAGGCCGAACAATCAGTGGACCAGGCTGTCAACATGCATTTTCACGACATCATGGGCAAAAAA GTGGAAGTAAAGAAGGCTGAACCTCGTGACAGCAAAGCCCCTGGCCAGCTTGGCCCTGGCCAGTGGGCACCCAGGGGCATCTTGAGTGCAGCTAATGGTTGGACAGCACAGCCGGCCCAGGGTTGGCAACAGACTTATGGGCCACAGG GAGTCTGGGTGTCCGCTACTGGCCAGCCCATAG GTGGGTATGGACCTCCGCTAACGGCAAGCCGGGGAACCCCCACACATCCCCCATCACCCTTTAACGCATTCCTGGTCACAACCCCAGCGGGCAGTTTTGCTGCACCTCAGGGCTATCCTCAACAGGGCTACACAACAGCACCTCAGTTTG CAGGTTACAGTTTTGCCACACCCCAAGCAGACCAGTATGCTCAACAAGTTCCTCCTCCACCCACCACTCCAGGAACGGCACCGCTAGGCTTTGCCCCCGCCACCACTCCTACTCAGGACTTGAGCAAAGCACCCACTGGGCAGCATGATTTCCCTTATAGCCAGTATG GCTTGGGTAACTACCCTCAGGACCCCTCTGCCTACGGACCAACGCGTCCTTCTCACAATTATGGTCAGGATGAGCAGGGAGGATATAGTGCAG GGTACGGACAGGACCTGACAGCCTTTGGCCACAGCTTCGCAGACCCCAACCAGCCGGCTGCCTCATACGGGGCCCCATCTGCGCAGCCCGCCACCGCTCCCCAACCCACTGCAAATGCATTTGGCAGAGGGCAGAATCACAACGTACAGGGCTTCCACCCCTATCGACGCTGA
- the dazap1 gene encoding DAZ-associated protein 1 isoform X3 has product MNNNLIGDEVGKLFVGGLDWSTTQETLRNYFSQYGEVVDCVIMKDKTTNQSRGFGFVKFKDPNCVRTVLETKPHNLDGRNIDPKPCTPRGMQPEKSRTKEGWGSKADSNKSKKIFVGGIPHNCGEPELRDYFNRFGVVTEVVMIYDAEKQRPRGFGFITFEAEQSVDQAVNMHFHDIMGKKVEVKKAEPRDSKAPGQLGPGQWAPRGILSAANGWTAQPAQGWQQTYGPQGVWVSATGQPIGGYGPPLTASRGTPTHPPSPFNAFLVTTPAGSFAAPQGYPQQGYTTAPQFAGYSFATPQADQYAQQVPPPPTTPGTAPLGFAPATTPTQDLSKAPTGQHDFPYSQYGLGNYPQDPSAYGPTRPSHNYGQDEQGGYSAGYGQDLTAFGHSFADPNQPAASYGAPSAQPATAPQPTANAFGRGQNHNVQGFHPYRR; this is encoded by the exons ATGAACAACAACCTCATTGGAGATGAAGTCGG GAAACTTTTTGTGGGTGGGTTGGACTGGAGTACGACACAAG AGACACTGAGAAACTATTTCTCACAGTATGGAGAAGTAGTAGATTGTGTTATCATGAAGGACAAAACTACAAATCAGTCGCGAGGCTTTGGCTTTGTTAAGTTCAAAGACCCCAATTGTGTACGGACAGTGCTGGAGACAAAGCCACATAATCTCGATGGAAGAAAt ATTGACCCGAAGCCATGCACTCCCAGAGGAATGCAGCCTGAAAAGTCTCGAACCAAGGAGGGCTGG GGCAGCAAAGCTGATAGCAATAAATCAAAGAAGATATTTGTAGGTGGAATCCCCCATAACTGCGGCGAGCCTGAACTCAGGGACTATTTCAATAGATTCGGAGTG GTCACAGAGGTGGTAATGATCTATGATGCGGAGAAGCAGAGGCCCCGAG GTTTTGGATTTATTACTTTCGAGGCCGAACAATCAGTGGACCAGGCTGTCAACATGCATTTTCACGACATCATGGGCAAAAAA GTGGAAGTAAAGAAGGCTGAACCTCGTGACAGCAAAGCCCCTGGCCAGCTTGGCCCTGGCCAGTGGGCACCCAGGGGCATCTTGAGTGCAGCTAATGGTTGGACAGCACAGCCGGCCCAGGGTTGGCAACAGACTTATGGGCCACAGG GAGTCTGGGTGTCCGCTACTGGCCAGCCCATAG GTGGGTATGGACCTCCGCTAACGGCAAGCCGGGGAACCCCCACACATCCCCCATCACCCTTTAACGCATTCCTGGTCACAACCCCAGCGGGCAGTTTTGCTGCACCTCAGGGCTATCCTCAACAGGGCTACACAACAGCACCTCAGTTTG CAGGTTACAGTTTTGCCACACCCCAAGCAGACCAGTATGCTCAACAAGTTCCTCCTCCACCCACCACTCCAGGAACGGCACCGCTAGGCTTTGCCCCCGCCACCACTCCTACTCAGGACTTGAGCAAAGCACCCACTGGGCAGCATGATTTCCCTTATAGCCAGTATG GCTTGGGTAACTACCCTCAGGACCCCTCTGCCTACGGACCAACGCGTCCTTCTCACAATTATGGTCAGGATGAGCAGGGAGGATATAGTGCAG GGTACGGACAGGACCTGACAGCCTTTGGCCACAGCTTCGCAGACCCCAACCAGCCGGCTGCCTCATACGGGGCCCCATCTGCGCAGCCCGCCACCGCTCCCCAACCCACTGCAAATGCATTTGGCAGAGGGCAGAATCACAACGTACAGGGCTTCCACCCCTATCGACGCTGA
- the dazap1 gene encoding DAZ-associated protein 1 isoform X5 — translation MNNNLIGDEVGKLFVGGLDWSTTQETLRNYFSQYGEVVDCVIMKDKTTNQSRGFGFVKFKDPNCVRTVLETKPHNLDGRNIDPKPCTPRGMQPEKSRTKEGWKGSKADSNKSKKIFVGGIPHNCGEPELRDYFNRFGVVTEVVMIYDAEKQRPRGFGFITFEAEQSVDQAVNMHFHDIMGKKVEVKKAEPRDSKAPGQLGPGQWAPRGILSAANGWTAQPAQGWQQTYGPQGVWVSATGQPIGGYGPPLTASRGTPTHPPSPFNAFLVTTPAGSFAAPQGYPQQGYTTAPQFAGYSFATPQADQYAQQVPPPPTTPGTAPLGFAPATTPTQDLSKAPTGQHDFPYSQYGYGQDLTAFGHSFADPNQPAASYGAPSAQPATAPQPTANAFGRGQNHNVQGFHPYRR, via the exons ATGAACAACAACCTCATTGGAGATGAAGTCGG GAAACTTTTTGTGGGTGGGTTGGACTGGAGTACGACACAAG AGACACTGAGAAACTATTTCTCACAGTATGGAGAAGTAGTAGATTGTGTTATCATGAAGGACAAAACTACAAATCAGTCGCGAGGCTTTGGCTTTGTTAAGTTCAAAGACCCCAATTGTGTACGGACAGTGCTGGAGACAAAGCCACATAATCTCGATGGAAGAAAt ATTGACCCGAAGCCATGCACTCCCAGAGGAATGCAGCCTGAAAAGTCTCGAACCAAGGAGGGCTGG AAGGGCAGCAAAGCTGATAGCAATAAATCAAAGAAGATATTTGTAGGTGGAATCCCCCATAACTGCGGCGAGCCTGAACTCAGGGACTATTTCAATAGATTCGGAGTG GTCACAGAGGTGGTAATGATCTATGATGCGGAGAAGCAGAGGCCCCGAG GTTTTGGATTTATTACTTTCGAGGCCGAACAATCAGTGGACCAGGCTGTCAACATGCATTTTCACGACATCATGGGCAAAAAA GTGGAAGTAAAGAAGGCTGAACCTCGTGACAGCAAAGCCCCTGGCCAGCTTGGCCCTGGCCAGTGGGCACCCAGGGGCATCTTGAGTGCAGCTAATGGTTGGACAGCACAGCCGGCCCAGGGTTGGCAACAGACTTATGGGCCACAGG GAGTCTGGGTGTCCGCTACTGGCCAGCCCATAG GTGGGTATGGACCTCCGCTAACGGCAAGCCGGGGAACCCCCACACATCCCCCATCACCCTTTAACGCATTCCTGGTCACAACCCCAGCGGGCAGTTTTGCTGCACCTCAGGGCTATCCTCAACAGGGCTACACAACAGCACCTCAGTTTG CAGGTTACAGTTTTGCCACACCCCAAGCAGACCAGTATGCTCAACAAGTTCCTCCTCCACCCACCACTCCAGGAACGGCACCGCTAGGCTTTGCCCCCGCCACCACTCCTACTCAGGACTTGAGCAAAGCACCCACTGGGCAGCATGATTTCCCTTATAGCCAGTATG GGTACGGACAGGACCTGACAGCCTTTGGCCACAGCTTCGCAGACCCCAACCAGCCGGCTGCCTCATACGGGGCCCCATCTGCGCAGCCCGCCACCGCTCCCCAACCCACTGCAAATGCATTTGGCAGAGGGCAGAATCACAACGTACAGGGCTTCCACCCCTATCGACGCTGA
- the dazap1 gene encoding DAZ-associated protein 1 isoform X6, with protein MNNNLIGDEVGKLFVGGLDWSTTQETLRNYFSQYGEVVDCVIMKDKTTNQSRGFGFVKFKDPNCVRTVLETKPHNLDGRNIDPKPCTPRGMQPEKSRTKEGWKGSKADSNKSKKIFVGGIPHNCGEPELRDYFNRFGVVTEVVMIYDAEKQRPRGFGFITFEAEQSVDQAVNMHFHDIMGKKVEVKKAEPRDSKAPGQLGPGQWAPRGILSAANGWTAQPAQGWQQTYGPQGVWVSATGQPIGGYGPPLTASRGTPTHPPSPFNAFLVTTPAGSFAAPQGYPQQGYTTAPQFGYSFATPQADQYAQQVPPPPTTPGTAPLGFAPATTPTQDLSKAPTGQHDFPYSQYGYGQDLTAFGHSFADPNQPAASYGAPSAQPATAPQPTANAFGRGQNHNVQGFHPYRR; from the exons ATGAACAACAACCTCATTGGAGATGAAGTCGG GAAACTTTTTGTGGGTGGGTTGGACTGGAGTACGACACAAG AGACACTGAGAAACTATTTCTCACAGTATGGAGAAGTAGTAGATTGTGTTATCATGAAGGACAAAACTACAAATCAGTCGCGAGGCTTTGGCTTTGTTAAGTTCAAAGACCCCAATTGTGTACGGACAGTGCTGGAGACAAAGCCACATAATCTCGATGGAAGAAAt ATTGACCCGAAGCCATGCACTCCCAGAGGAATGCAGCCTGAAAAGTCTCGAACCAAGGAGGGCTGG AAGGGCAGCAAAGCTGATAGCAATAAATCAAAGAAGATATTTGTAGGTGGAATCCCCCATAACTGCGGCGAGCCTGAACTCAGGGACTATTTCAATAGATTCGGAGTG GTCACAGAGGTGGTAATGATCTATGATGCGGAGAAGCAGAGGCCCCGAG GTTTTGGATTTATTACTTTCGAGGCCGAACAATCAGTGGACCAGGCTGTCAACATGCATTTTCACGACATCATGGGCAAAAAA GTGGAAGTAAAGAAGGCTGAACCTCGTGACAGCAAAGCCCCTGGCCAGCTTGGCCCTGGCCAGTGGGCACCCAGGGGCATCTTGAGTGCAGCTAATGGTTGGACAGCACAGCCGGCCCAGGGTTGGCAACAGACTTATGGGCCACAGG GAGTCTGGGTGTCCGCTACTGGCCAGCCCATAG GTGGGTATGGACCTCCGCTAACGGCAAGCCGGGGAACCCCCACACATCCCCCATCACCCTTTAACGCATTCCTGGTCACAACCCCAGCGGGCAGTTTTGCTGCACCTCAGGGCTATCCTCAACAGGGCTACACAACAGCACCTCAGTTTG GTTACAGTTTTGCCACACCCCAAGCAGACCAGTATGCTCAACAAGTTCCTCCTCCACCCACCACTCCAGGAACGGCACCGCTAGGCTTTGCCCCCGCCACCACTCCTACTCAGGACTTGAGCAAAGCACCCACTGGGCAGCATGATTTCCCTTATAGCCAGTATG GGTACGGACAGGACCTGACAGCCTTTGGCCACAGCTTCGCAGACCCCAACCAGCCGGCTGCCTCATACGGGGCCCCATCTGCGCAGCCCGCCACCGCTCCCCAACCCACTGCAAATGCATTTGGCAGAGGGCAGAATCACAACGTACAGGGCTTCCACCCCTATCGACGCTGA
- the dazap1 gene encoding DAZ-associated protein 1 isoform X2 gives MNNNLIGDEVGKLFVGGLDWSTTQETLRNYFSQYGEVVDCVIMKDKTTNQSRGFGFVKFKDPNCVRTVLETKPHNLDGRNIDPKPCTPRGMQPEKSRTKEGWKGSKADSNKSKKIFVGGIPHNCGEPELRDYFNRFGVVTEVVMIYDAEKQRPRGFGFITFEAEQSVDQAVNMHFHDIMGKKVEVKKAEPRDSKAPGQLGPGQWAPRGILSAANGWTAQPAQGWQQTYGPQGVWVSATGQPIGGYGPPLTASRGTPTHPPSPFNAFLVTTPAGSFAAPQGYPQQGYTTAPQFGYSFATPQADQYAQQVPPPPTTPGTAPLGFAPATTPTQDLSKAPTGQHDFPYSQYGLGNYPQDPSAYGPTRPSHNYGQDEQGGYSAGYGQDLTAFGHSFADPNQPAASYGAPSAQPATAPQPTANAFGRGQNHNVQGFHPYRR, from the exons ATGAACAACAACCTCATTGGAGATGAAGTCGG GAAACTTTTTGTGGGTGGGTTGGACTGGAGTACGACACAAG AGACACTGAGAAACTATTTCTCACAGTATGGAGAAGTAGTAGATTGTGTTATCATGAAGGACAAAACTACAAATCAGTCGCGAGGCTTTGGCTTTGTTAAGTTCAAAGACCCCAATTGTGTACGGACAGTGCTGGAGACAAAGCCACATAATCTCGATGGAAGAAAt ATTGACCCGAAGCCATGCACTCCCAGAGGAATGCAGCCTGAAAAGTCTCGAACCAAGGAGGGCTGG AAGGGCAGCAAAGCTGATAGCAATAAATCAAAGAAGATATTTGTAGGTGGAATCCCCCATAACTGCGGCGAGCCTGAACTCAGGGACTATTTCAATAGATTCGGAGTG GTCACAGAGGTGGTAATGATCTATGATGCGGAGAAGCAGAGGCCCCGAG GTTTTGGATTTATTACTTTCGAGGCCGAACAATCAGTGGACCAGGCTGTCAACATGCATTTTCACGACATCATGGGCAAAAAA GTGGAAGTAAAGAAGGCTGAACCTCGTGACAGCAAAGCCCCTGGCCAGCTTGGCCCTGGCCAGTGGGCACCCAGGGGCATCTTGAGTGCAGCTAATGGTTGGACAGCACAGCCGGCCCAGGGTTGGCAACAGACTTATGGGCCACAGG GAGTCTGGGTGTCCGCTACTGGCCAGCCCATAG GTGGGTATGGACCTCCGCTAACGGCAAGCCGGGGAACCCCCACACATCCCCCATCACCCTTTAACGCATTCCTGGTCACAACCCCAGCGGGCAGTTTTGCTGCACCTCAGGGCTATCCTCAACAGGGCTACACAACAGCACCTCAGTTTG GTTACAGTTTTGCCACACCCCAAGCAGACCAGTATGCTCAACAAGTTCCTCCTCCACCCACCACTCCAGGAACGGCACCGCTAGGCTTTGCCCCCGCCACCACTCCTACTCAGGACTTGAGCAAAGCACCCACTGGGCAGCATGATTTCCCTTATAGCCAGTATG GCTTGGGTAACTACCCTCAGGACCCCTCTGCCTACGGACCAACGCGTCCTTCTCACAATTATGGTCAGGATGAGCAGGGAGGATATAGTGCAG GGTACGGACAGGACCTGACAGCCTTTGGCCACAGCTTCGCAGACCCCAACCAGCCGGCTGCCTCATACGGGGCCCCATCTGCGCAGCCCGCCACCGCTCCCCAACCCACTGCAAATGCATTTGGCAGAGGGCAGAATCACAACGTACAGGGCTTCCACCCCTATCGACGCTGA
- the dazap1 gene encoding DAZ-associated protein 1 isoform X4: MNNNLIGDEVGKLFVGGLDWSTTQETLRNYFSQYGEVVDCVIMKDKTTNQSRGFGFVKFKDPNCVRTVLETKPHNLDGRNIDPKPCTPRGMQPEKSRTKEGWKGSKADSNKSKKIFVGGIPHNCGEPELRDYFNRFGVVTEVVMIYDAEKQRPRGFGFITFEAEQSVDQAVNMHFHDIMGKKVEVKKAEPRDSKAPGQLGPGQWAPRGILSAANGWTAQPAQGWQQTYGPQGVWVSATGQPIGGYGPPLTASRGTPTHPPSPFNAFLVTTPAGSFAAPQGYPQQGYTTAPQFAGYSFATPQADQYAQQVPPPPTTPGTAPLGFAPATTPTQDLSKAPTGQHDFPYSQYGLGNYPQDPSAYGPTRPSHNYGQDEQGGYSAGVLEEMGHPGHTGGVMSLSCLRCAAGSIQTLQ, from the exons ATGAACAACAACCTCATTGGAGATGAAGTCGG GAAACTTTTTGTGGGTGGGTTGGACTGGAGTACGACACAAG AGACACTGAGAAACTATTTCTCACAGTATGGAGAAGTAGTAGATTGTGTTATCATGAAGGACAAAACTACAAATCAGTCGCGAGGCTTTGGCTTTGTTAAGTTCAAAGACCCCAATTGTGTACGGACAGTGCTGGAGACAAAGCCACATAATCTCGATGGAAGAAAt ATTGACCCGAAGCCATGCACTCCCAGAGGAATGCAGCCTGAAAAGTCTCGAACCAAGGAGGGCTGG AAGGGCAGCAAAGCTGATAGCAATAAATCAAAGAAGATATTTGTAGGTGGAATCCCCCATAACTGCGGCGAGCCTGAACTCAGGGACTATTTCAATAGATTCGGAGTG GTCACAGAGGTGGTAATGATCTATGATGCGGAGAAGCAGAGGCCCCGAG GTTTTGGATTTATTACTTTCGAGGCCGAACAATCAGTGGACCAGGCTGTCAACATGCATTTTCACGACATCATGGGCAAAAAA GTGGAAGTAAAGAAGGCTGAACCTCGTGACAGCAAAGCCCCTGGCCAGCTTGGCCCTGGCCAGTGGGCACCCAGGGGCATCTTGAGTGCAGCTAATGGTTGGACAGCACAGCCGGCCCAGGGTTGGCAACAGACTTATGGGCCACAGG GAGTCTGGGTGTCCGCTACTGGCCAGCCCATAG GTGGGTATGGACCTCCGCTAACGGCAAGCCGGGGAACCCCCACACATCCCCCATCACCCTTTAACGCATTCCTGGTCACAACCCCAGCGGGCAGTTTTGCTGCACCTCAGGGCTATCCTCAACAGGGCTACACAACAGCACCTCAGTTTG CAGGTTACAGTTTTGCCACACCCCAAGCAGACCAGTATGCTCAACAAGTTCCTCCTCCACCCACCACTCCAGGAACGGCACCGCTAGGCTTTGCCCCCGCCACCACTCCTACTCAGGACTTGAGCAAAGCACCCACTGGGCAGCATGATTTCCCTTATAGCCAGTATG GCTTGGGTAACTACCCTCAGGACCCCTCTGCCTACGGACCAACGCGTCCTTCTCACAATTATGGTCAGGATGAGCAGGGAGGATATAGTGCAG GTGTTCTGGAGGAGATGGGACATCCAGGACACACTGGGGGGGTAATGTCTCTCAGCTGTCTGAGGTGTGCAGCCGGCTCTATTCAGACCCTGCAATAA
- the dazap1 gene encoding DAZ-associated protein 1 isoform X7: MNNNLIGDEVGKLFVGGLDWSTTQETLRNYFSQYGEVVDCVIMKDKTTNQSRGFGFVKFKDPNCVRTVLETKPHNLDGRNIDPKPCTPRGMQPEKSRTKEGWKGSKADSNKSKKIFVGGIPHNCGEPELRDYFNRFGVVTEVVMIYDAEKQRPRGFGFITFEAEQSVDQAVNMHFHDIMGKKVEVKKAEPRDSKAPGQLGPGQWAPRGILSAANGWTAQPAQGWQQTYGPQGVWVSATGQPIGGYGPPLTASRGTPTHPPSPFNAFLVTTPAGSFAAPQGYPQQGYTTAPQFAGYSFATPQADQYAQQVPPPPTTPGTAPLGFAPATTPTQDLSKAPTGQHDFPYSQYGVLEEMGHPGHTGGVMSLSCLRCAAGSIQTLQ, from the exons ATGAACAACAACCTCATTGGAGATGAAGTCGG GAAACTTTTTGTGGGTGGGTTGGACTGGAGTACGACACAAG AGACACTGAGAAACTATTTCTCACAGTATGGAGAAGTAGTAGATTGTGTTATCATGAAGGACAAAACTACAAATCAGTCGCGAGGCTTTGGCTTTGTTAAGTTCAAAGACCCCAATTGTGTACGGACAGTGCTGGAGACAAAGCCACATAATCTCGATGGAAGAAAt ATTGACCCGAAGCCATGCACTCCCAGAGGAATGCAGCCTGAAAAGTCTCGAACCAAGGAGGGCTGG AAGGGCAGCAAAGCTGATAGCAATAAATCAAAGAAGATATTTGTAGGTGGAATCCCCCATAACTGCGGCGAGCCTGAACTCAGGGACTATTTCAATAGATTCGGAGTG GTCACAGAGGTGGTAATGATCTATGATGCGGAGAAGCAGAGGCCCCGAG GTTTTGGATTTATTACTTTCGAGGCCGAACAATCAGTGGACCAGGCTGTCAACATGCATTTTCACGACATCATGGGCAAAAAA GTGGAAGTAAAGAAGGCTGAACCTCGTGACAGCAAAGCCCCTGGCCAGCTTGGCCCTGGCCAGTGGGCACCCAGGGGCATCTTGAGTGCAGCTAATGGTTGGACAGCACAGCCGGCCCAGGGTTGGCAACAGACTTATGGGCCACAGG GAGTCTGGGTGTCCGCTACTGGCCAGCCCATAG GTGGGTATGGACCTCCGCTAACGGCAAGCCGGGGAACCCCCACACATCCCCCATCACCCTTTAACGCATTCCTGGTCACAACCCCAGCGGGCAGTTTTGCTGCACCTCAGGGCTATCCTCAACAGGGCTACACAACAGCACCTCAGTTTG CAGGTTACAGTTTTGCCACACCCCAAGCAGACCAGTATGCTCAACAAGTTCCTCCTCCACCCACCACTCCAGGAACGGCACCGCTAGGCTTTGCCCCCGCCACCACTCCTACTCAGGACTTGAGCAAAGCACCCACTGGGCAGCATGATTTCCCTTATAGCCAGTATG GTGTTCTGGAGGAGATGGGACATCCAGGACACACTGGGGGGGTAATGTCTCTCAGCTGTCTGAGGTGTGCAGCCGGCTCTATTCAGACCCTGCAATAA